From a region of the Zingiber officinale cultivar Zhangliang chromosome 4B, Zo_v1.1, whole genome shotgun sequence genome:
- the LOC121975516 gene encoding ABC transporter C family member 13-like isoform X2 — MEFICPNASIVWDVKGFTPCFENMILGFGSNMVIILAVLILAGAQRNCERYNDMRVDHKKLLVLQIVSCCGAFLALIELSLLMKNTIEGNLTGSHYWFYQISLLFYWIVILLVSRLEHWFYVLCNNILCFCWIIKPLVQIPHFLRSLLSRKVIICISEGSLFSAELMFGLIIIVIRFTCLTEKKREVNSVKDSLLSFHTEIKEGQTEYLDGKSGSFCQLFMFKFVNTMMDVGVRKQLDFEDLVPLPSELMPSLCHTLMLDCWVAEKNKHGSHLLFKAMYNAYGWHYLRLGLLKALNDGVGFITPLLLNKLIRYLQQGSNSTEGYILALSMGLTSIFKSFLDTQYSFRLMKLKLMLRSSIMTIIYHKCLNISLAERSTFSDGEIQTFMSVDADRTVNLCNSIHDAWSLPLQIGVALYLLYTQVSFAFISGVTITVLLIPVNKWISKLIASATEDMMKQKDERIRSSGELLTYIRTIKMYSWESLFSQRLMKKRDAEVKHLSTRKYMDAWCVFFWATTPTLFSLFTFGVFALMGYSLDAATVFTCVALFNTLISPLNSFPWVINGLIDAFISTGRLSKFLSCTEKSCNIIMESMWQIQGQVPPSSALRRLTNSNMPTAVAFLDACSIWSNNSYVEQMAVLNNVSLEVPNGLLVAVVGEVGSGKSSLLHSILGEMRLIQGLIISQGSIAYVPQVPWILSGSVRDNILFGDNFDTKRYREILHACALDVDISLMIGNDLSYIGEKGINLSGGQRSRLAFARAVYSDSDIYLLDDILSAVDSQVASWILHRVILGPLMNQKTRILCTHNFAAISAADIIVIMDGGQLRWVGTSTDFLESPLSKSSLPKHSSLSSLEFVQNESMGSTSNEIVFVHPVDNELIADLEKANSNDDIELRKEGNVDLSVYKSYARFASWLIVILICISAIFMQASRNGNDLWLSHWVDANNGTEQTRFYLIILSIFGVMNSIFTLARAFSFSYGGLRAAVQVHAELLSKLINAPVCYFDQNPNGRILNRLSSDLYAIDDSLPFIFNILLANFFSLLGIVAVLSYSQVMFLILLIPLGFVYKKLQFYYRCTSRELRRLDSVSRSPIYSSFTETLDGSCTIRAFKKEEIFMARFLDLVQLYQQTTYSEQTASLWLSLRLQLLSASVILFIGVMAVIGHGHDFSLTLDTPGLVGLALSYAAPIVSLLSSFLTSFTETEKEMVSVERVVEEELQGSKSLPTGWPPQGLIEFDHVSLQYRPSLPAALKDLSFSIAAGMKVGIVGRTGAGKSSLLNALFRLTPICRGRILVDGTDIAVLAPRELRDRFSVVPQSPFLFEGFLRENLDPFGMTSDAKIWEALEKCHMKEVIETAGGLGIHVKENGTSFSVGQRQLICLARAIIKSSKILCLDECTASVDTQTALILQNAISIDCQDTTVLTIAHRISTVLEMDCILVLDHGILVEHGNPRDLLEDECSRFSKFAKASSM, encoded by the exons ATGGAGTTCATCTGCCCTAACGCCTCCATA GTATGGGATGTAAAAGGATTTACACCATGCTTCGAGAATAT GATATTAGGGTTCGGATCAAATATGGTGATTATACTCGCGGTTCTCATTCTTGCAGGGGCTCAGAGGAATTGTGAACGATATAAT gATATGAGGGTAGACCACAAGAAACTGCTTGTTTTACAGATTGTGTCTTGCTGTGGGGCTTTCCTTGCTTTAATTGAGCTATCCTTGCTAATGAAGAACACTATCGAAGGCAATCTTACTGGGAGTCATTATTGGTTTTATCAAATCTCTCTGCTTTTTTATTGG ATTGTGATTCTTCTAGTTTCAAGATTGGAGCACTGGTTCTATGTGCTTTGCAATAATATCTTGTGCTTTTGTTGGATCATAAAACCTCTCGTGCAAATACCTCATTTTCTGAGGAGTTTATTATCAAGAAAG GTGATAAtatgcatttctgaaggttctttgttCTCAGCGGAACTCATGTTTGGTCTCATTATCATTGTGATCCGATTTACATGCCTCACCGAGAAAAAGAG GGAAGTTAATTCTGTCAAAGATTCTCTTCTTTCATTCCATACAGAGATTAAAGAAGGGCAAACAGAATATCTG GATGGGAAATCTGGCAGCTTTTGCCAGCTTTTTATGTTCAAATTTGTCAACACGATGATGGATGTTGGTGTGAGAAAGCAACTTGACTTTGAAGATCTAGTTCCGTTGCCTAGTGAGCTCATGCCTTCTTTATGCCATACCCTGATGTTGGATTGCTGGGTAGCTGAAAAAAATAAGCATGGCTCACATCTTCTGTTTAAAGCCATGTACAATGCATATGGTTGGCATTACTTGCGTTTGGGTTTGCTAAAG GCATTAAACGATGGTGTTGGCTTTATTACTCCATTGCTCCTTAACAAGCTTATCAGATATCTGCAACAAG GTTCTAATAGTACAGAGGGATATATTCTCGCACTATCTATGGGGCTTACTTCCATTTTCAA GTCTTTTCTTGATACACAGTACTCTTTCCGTCTAATGAAATTGAAGTTGATGCTAAGATCAAGCATAATGACCATAATCTACCACAAG TGCCTAAATATTAGTCTGGCTGAGCGCTCAACATTTTCTGATGGTGAAATTCAAACATTCATGTCTGTTGATGCAGACAGGACTGTCAACTTATGTAATAGCATTCATGATGCATGGAG CTTGCCTTTGCAGATTGGTGTGGCTCTGTATCTTTTGTACACGCAGGTCAGTTTTGCATTCATATCTGGAGTCACGATAACTGTGTTGCTTATACCAG TGAATAAATGGATTTCTAAGCTGATAGCAAGTGCGACAGAGGATATGATGAAACAAAAGGATGAGAG AATTAGGAGTTCTGGAGAACTGTTGACATACATTAGAACAATAAAAATGTACAGCTGGGAGAGCTTGTTTAGCCAACGTTTGATGAAGAAGAGGGATGCAGAAGTTAAACACCTCTCG ACTCGGAAGTACATGGATGCTTGGTGTGTCTTTTTTTGGGCTACAACTCCAACACTGTTCTCCTTGTTTACTTTTGGTGTCTTTGCATTAATGGGGTATTCATTAGATGCTGCTACA GTCTTTACCTGTGTTGCACTTTTCAACACCTTGATCTCTCCTTTAAATTCATTCCCATGGGTGATTAATGGGTTGATAGAT GCTTTCATTTCTACTGGGCGTCTGAGCAAATTTTTGTCCTGTACTGAGAAAAGTTGTAATATTATCATGGAATCAATGTGGCAGATACAAGGACAGGTTCCTCCATCAAGTGCTTTAAGAAGATTGACGAATAGTAATATGCCAACAGCTGTTGCTTTTTTAGATGCATGTTCTATATGGTCCAACAATTCCTATGTGGAGCAAATGGCTGTCCTTAATAATGTGTCTCTTGAAGTTCCAAATGGCCTTCTTGTTGCTGTAGTTGGTGAG GTTGGTTCAGGCAAGTCATCCTTGTTGCATTCAATTCTCGGAGAGATGCGTCTCATTCAGGGATTAATTATTTCTCAAGGATCAATAGCATATGTGCCACAG GTACCTTGGATCCTGTCAGGTTCAGTGCGTGATAATATTTTGTTTGGAGATAACTTCGACACTAAAAG atacaGAGAAATATTACATGCATGTGCACTTGATGTTGATATTTCACTTATGATTGGGAATGATCTATCATACATTGGCGAGAAAGGAATCAACTTATCTGGTGGACAACGAAGCCGTCTTGCATTTGCAAG GGCTGTCTACAGTGACTCTGATATTTACTTGCTTGATGACATACTCAGTGCAGTTGATTCTCAAGTTGCATCATGGATTCTTCATAGGGTAATCCTAGGCCCTCTGATGAATCAGAAGACACGGATTCTCTGTACTCATAATTTTGCA GCAATTTCTGCAGCTGATATAATTGTAATCATGGATGGAGGACAGCTAAGGTGGGTTGGGACTTCCACTGATTTCTTGGAATCTCCACTGTCCAAAAGTTCTCTTCCTAAACATTCAAGCTTGTCATCATTGGAATTTGTACAAAATGAAAGCATGGGAAGCACTTCCAATGAAATTGTGTTTGTTCATCCGGTGGACAACGAACTTATAGCTGATTTAGAGAAAGCAAACTCAAATGATGATATAGAGCTAAGGAAAGAAGGGAATGTTGATCTTAGTGTTTACAA AAGTTATGCTAGGTTTGCAAGCTGGCTGATTGTTATACTAATATGTATTTCCGCAATATTTATGCAAGCATCCCGTAACGGCAATGACTTATGGTTATCCCATTGGGTCGATGCCAACAATGGAACTGAGCAAACAAGATTTTATCTG ATTATACTCTCCATTTTTGGCGTTATGAATTCCATCTTCACCTTAGCAAGAGCATTTTCATTTTCATATGGTGGCCTACGTGCTGCAGTTCAGGTGCATGCTGAGCTTCTAAGTAAGCTTATCAATGCACCGGTTTGCTACTTTGACCAAAATCCAAATGGGAGAATACTTAATAG ATTATCCTCAGACCTTTATGCCATTGATGATTCTCTtccatttatttttaatattctccTAGCCAATTTCTTTAGCTTGTTGGGCATTGTGGCAGTTTTGTCCTATTCACAG GTCATGTTCTTGATATTGTTGATTCCTCTGGGTTTTGTATATAAAAAACTGCAG TTTTACTACAGGTGCACTTCACGTGAGCTTCGGAGATTAGACAGTGTTTCTCGCTCACCTATATATTCATCTTTCACAGAAACATTGGATGGTTCATGTACTATAAGGGCGTTTAAGAAAGAG GAAATCTTCATGGCAAGATTCTTGGACCTTGTCCAGTTGTATCAGCAAACTACCTATTCTGAACAAACAGCAAGTTTATGGCTTTCTTTGCGCCTCCAA TTGTTGTCAGCTTCAGTAATATTATTTATTGGAGTGATGGCTGTCATTGGTCATGGACATGATTTTTCACTTACCTTGGATACACCTGGTCTG GTAGGATTGGCCCTATCTTATGCTGCACCAATAGTGTCATTGTTGAGCAGTTTTCTTACAAGTTTCACTGAAACAGAGAAAGAAATGGTATCTGTTGAGAGAGTGGTTGAG GAAGAACTCCAAGGATCAAAATCTCTGCCTACTGGGTGGCCACCCCAAGGACTGATTGAATTTGACCATGTTAGTCTTCAATATAGACCATCACTACCAGCAGCTTTGAAGGATCTTTCTTTTAGTATTGCAGCAGGCATGAAG GTGGGAATTGTTGGGAGAACCGGAGCTGGAAAGTCGAGCTTACTTAATGCACTTTTCCGCCTTACTCCCATCTGTAGGGGACGCATACTAGTAGATGGTACTGATATTGCTGTCTTGGCTCCTAGAGAACTCCGGGATCGTTTCTCAGTAGTTCCTCAAAGTCCTTTCTTGTTTGAAGGTTTTTTAAG GGAGAACCTTGATCCATTTGGCATGACTTCTGATGCCAAAATCTGGGAAGCTCTCGAAAAATGTCATATGAAAGAAGTCATCGAAACAGCTGGTGGGCTTGGCATTCATGTTAAAGAAAATGGAACATCATTTTCAGTTGGTCAACGACAACTCATATGTCTTGCTCGTGCAATCATTAAATCCTCCAAG ATACTTTGCTTGGATGAATGTACAGCCAGTGTCGACACACAAACGGCTTTAATTCTGCAAAATGCCATCTCCATTGATTGCCAGGATACAACAGTTTTGACAATTGCACATCGAATTTCTACCGTGCTAGAGATGGATTGTATTTTAGTTCTTGACCATGGCATCCTG GTTGAGCACGGTAATCCACGAGATCTTCTCGAAGATGAATGCTCTAGGTTCTCAAAGTTTGCCAAAGCATCTTCTATGTAA
- the LOC121975516 gene encoding ABC transporter C family member 13-like isoform X1, whose protein sequence is MEFICPNASIVWDVKGFTPCFENMILGFGSNMVIILAVLILAGAQRNCERYNDMRVDHKKLLVLQIVSCCGAFLALIELSLLMKNTIEGNLTGSHYWFYQISLLFYWIVILLVSRLEHWFYVLCNNILCFCWIIKPLVQIPHFLRSLLSRKVIICISEGSLFSAELMFGLIIIVIRFTCLTEKKREVNSVKDSLLSFHTEIKEGQTEYLDGKSGSFCQLFMFKFVNTMMDVGVRKQLDFEDLVPLPSELMPSLCHTLMLDCWVAEKNKHGSHLLFKAMYNAYGWHYLRLGLLKALNDGVGFITPLLLNKLIRYLQQGSNSTEGYILALSMGLTSIFKSFLDTQYSFRLMKLKLMLRSSIMTIIYHKCLNISLAERSTFSDGEIQTFMSVDADRTVNLCNSIHDAWSLPLQIGVALYLLYTQVSFAFISGVTITVLLIPVNKWISKLIASATEDMMKQKDERIRSSGELLTYIRTIKMYSWESLFSQRLMKKRDAEVKHLSTRKYMDAWCVFFWATTPTLFSLFTFGVFALMGYSLDAATVFTCVALFNTLISPLNSFPWVINGLIDAFISTGRLSKFLSCTEKSCNIIMESMWQIQGQVPPSSALRRLTNSNMPTAVAFLDACSIWSNNSYVEQMAVLNNVSLEVPNGLLVAVVGEVGSGKSSLLHSILGEMRLIQGLIISQGSIAYVPQVPWILSGSVRDNILFGDNFDTKRYREILHACALDVDISLMIGNDLSYIGEKGINLSGGQRSRLAFARAVYSDSDIYLLDDILSAVDSQVASWILHRVILGPLMNQKTRILCTHNFAAISAADIIVIMDGGQLRWVGTSTDFLESPLSKSSLPKHSSLSSLEFVQNESMGSTSNEIVFVHPVDNELIADLEKANSNDDIELRKEGNVDLSVYKSYARFASWLIVILICISAIFMQASRNGNDLWLSHWVDANNGTEQTRFYLIILSIFGVMNSIFTLARAFSFSYGGLRAAVQVHAELLSKLINAPVCYFDQNPNGRILNRLSSDLYAIDDSLPFIFNILLANFFSLLGIVAVLSYSQVMFLILLIPLGFVYKKLQFYYRCTSRELRRLDSVSRSPIYSSFTETLDGSCTIRAFKKEEIFMARFLDLVQLYQQTTYSEQTASLWLSLRLQLLSASVILFIGVMAVIGHGHDFSLTLDTPGLVGLALSYAAPIVSLLSSFLTSFTETEKEMVSVERVVEYMGIPQEELQGSKSLPTGWPPQGLIEFDHVSLQYRPSLPAALKDLSFSIAAGMKVGIVGRTGAGKSSLLNALFRLTPICRGRILVDGTDIAVLAPRELRDRFSVVPQSPFLFEGFLRENLDPFGMTSDAKIWEALEKCHMKEVIETAGGLGIHVKENGTSFSVGQRQLICLARAIIKSSKILCLDECTASVDTQTALILQNAISIDCQDTTVLTIAHRISTVLEMDCILVLDHGILVEHGNPRDLLEDECSRFSKFAKASSM, encoded by the exons ATGGAGTTCATCTGCCCTAACGCCTCCATA GTATGGGATGTAAAAGGATTTACACCATGCTTCGAGAATAT GATATTAGGGTTCGGATCAAATATGGTGATTATACTCGCGGTTCTCATTCTTGCAGGGGCTCAGAGGAATTGTGAACGATATAAT gATATGAGGGTAGACCACAAGAAACTGCTTGTTTTACAGATTGTGTCTTGCTGTGGGGCTTTCCTTGCTTTAATTGAGCTATCCTTGCTAATGAAGAACACTATCGAAGGCAATCTTACTGGGAGTCATTATTGGTTTTATCAAATCTCTCTGCTTTTTTATTGG ATTGTGATTCTTCTAGTTTCAAGATTGGAGCACTGGTTCTATGTGCTTTGCAATAATATCTTGTGCTTTTGTTGGATCATAAAACCTCTCGTGCAAATACCTCATTTTCTGAGGAGTTTATTATCAAGAAAG GTGATAAtatgcatttctgaaggttctttgttCTCAGCGGAACTCATGTTTGGTCTCATTATCATTGTGATCCGATTTACATGCCTCACCGAGAAAAAGAG GGAAGTTAATTCTGTCAAAGATTCTCTTCTTTCATTCCATACAGAGATTAAAGAAGGGCAAACAGAATATCTG GATGGGAAATCTGGCAGCTTTTGCCAGCTTTTTATGTTCAAATTTGTCAACACGATGATGGATGTTGGTGTGAGAAAGCAACTTGACTTTGAAGATCTAGTTCCGTTGCCTAGTGAGCTCATGCCTTCTTTATGCCATACCCTGATGTTGGATTGCTGGGTAGCTGAAAAAAATAAGCATGGCTCACATCTTCTGTTTAAAGCCATGTACAATGCATATGGTTGGCATTACTTGCGTTTGGGTTTGCTAAAG GCATTAAACGATGGTGTTGGCTTTATTACTCCATTGCTCCTTAACAAGCTTATCAGATATCTGCAACAAG GTTCTAATAGTACAGAGGGATATATTCTCGCACTATCTATGGGGCTTACTTCCATTTTCAA GTCTTTTCTTGATACACAGTACTCTTTCCGTCTAATGAAATTGAAGTTGATGCTAAGATCAAGCATAATGACCATAATCTACCACAAG TGCCTAAATATTAGTCTGGCTGAGCGCTCAACATTTTCTGATGGTGAAATTCAAACATTCATGTCTGTTGATGCAGACAGGACTGTCAACTTATGTAATAGCATTCATGATGCATGGAG CTTGCCTTTGCAGATTGGTGTGGCTCTGTATCTTTTGTACACGCAGGTCAGTTTTGCATTCATATCTGGAGTCACGATAACTGTGTTGCTTATACCAG TGAATAAATGGATTTCTAAGCTGATAGCAAGTGCGACAGAGGATATGATGAAACAAAAGGATGAGAG AATTAGGAGTTCTGGAGAACTGTTGACATACATTAGAACAATAAAAATGTACAGCTGGGAGAGCTTGTTTAGCCAACGTTTGATGAAGAAGAGGGATGCAGAAGTTAAACACCTCTCG ACTCGGAAGTACATGGATGCTTGGTGTGTCTTTTTTTGGGCTACAACTCCAACACTGTTCTCCTTGTTTACTTTTGGTGTCTTTGCATTAATGGGGTATTCATTAGATGCTGCTACA GTCTTTACCTGTGTTGCACTTTTCAACACCTTGATCTCTCCTTTAAATTCATTCCCATGGGTGATTAATGGGTTGATAGAT GCTTTCATTTCTACTGGGCGTCTGAGCAAATTTTTGTCCTGTACTGAGAAAAGTTGTAATATTATCATGGAATCAATGTGGCAGATACAAGGACAGGTTCCTCCATCAAGTGCTTTAAGAAGATTGACGAATAGTAATATGCCAACAGCTGTTGCTTTTTTAGATGCATGTTCTATATGGTCCAACAATTCCTATGTGGAGCAAATGGCTGTCCTTAATAATGTGTCTCTTGAAGTTCCAAATGGCCTTCTTGTTGCTGTAGTTGGTGAG GTTGGTTCAGGCAAGTCATCCTTGTTGCATTCAATTCTCGGAGAGATGCGTCTCATTCAGGGATTAATTATTTCTCAAGGATCAATAGCATATGTGCCACAG GTACCTTGGATCCTGTCAGGTTCAGTGCGTGATAATATTTTGTTTGGAGATAACTTCGACACTAAAAG atacaGAGAAATATTACATGCATGTGCACTTGATGTTGATATTTCACTTATGATTGGGAATGATCTATCATACATTGGCGAGAAAGGAATCAACTTATCTGGTGGACAACGAAGCCGTCTTGCATTTGCAAG GGCTGTCTACAGTGACTCTGATATTTACTTGCTTGATGACATACTCAGTGCAGTTGATTCTCAAGTTGCATCATGGATTCTTCATAGGGTAATCCTAGGCCCTCTGATGAATCAGAAGACACGGATTCTCTGTACTCATAATTTTGCA GCAATTTCTGCAGCTGATATAATTGTAATCATGGATGGAGGACAGCTAAGGTGGGTTGGGACTTCCACTGATTTCTTGGAATCTCCACTGTCCAAAAGTTCTCTTCCTAAACATTCAAGCTTGTCATCATTGGAATTTGTACAAAATGAAAGCATGGGAAGCACTTCCAATGAAATTGTGTTTGTTCATCCGGTGGACAACGAACTTATAGCTGATTTAGAGAAAGCAAACTCAAATGATGATATAGAGCTAAGGAAAGAAGGGAATGTTGATCTTAGTGTTTACAA AAGTTATGCTAGGTTTGCAAGCTGGCTGATTGTTATACTAATATGTATTTCCGCAATATTTATGCAAGCATCCCGTAACGGCAATGACTTATGGTTATCCCATTGGGTCGATGCCAACAATGGAACTGAGCAAACAAGATTTTATCTG ATTATACTCTCCATTTTTGGCGTTATGAATTCCATCTTCACCTTAGCAAGAGCATTTTCATTTTCATATGGTGGCCTACGTGCTGCAGTTCAGGTGCATGCTGAGCTTCTAAGTAAGCTTATCAATGCACCGGTTTGCTACTTTGACCAAAATCCAAATGGGAGAATACTTAATAG ATTATCCTCAGACCTTTATGCCATTGATGATTCTCTtccatttatttttaatattctccTAGCCAATTTCTTTAGCTTGTTGGGCATTGTGGCAGTTTTGTCCTATTCACAG GTCATGTTCTTGATATTGTTGATTCCTCTGGGTTTTGTATATAAAAAACTGCAG TTTTACTACAGGTGCACTTCACGTGAGCTTCGGAGATTAGACAGTGTTTCTCGCTCACCTATATATTCATCTTTCACAGAAACATTGGATGGTTCATGTACTATAAGGGCGTTTAAGAAAGAG GAAATCTTCATGGCAAGATTCTTGGACCTTGTCCAGTTGTATCAGCAAACTACCTATTCTGAACAAACAGCAAGTTTATGGCTTTCTTTGCGCCTCCAA TTGTTGTCAGCTTCAGTAATATTATTTATTGGAGTGATGGCTGTCATTGGTCATGGACATGATTTTTCACTTACCTTGGATACACCTGGTCTG GTAGGATTGGCCCTATCTTATGCTGCACCAATAGTGTCATTGTTGAGCAGTTTTCTTACAAGTTTCACTGAAACAGAGAAAGAAATGGTATCTGTTGAGAGAGTGGTTGAG TACATGGGCATTCCGCAGGAAGAACTCCAAGGATCAAAATCTCTGCCTACTGGGTGGCCACCCCAAGGACTGATTGAATTTGACCATGTTAGTCTTCAATATAGACCATCACTACCAGCAGCTTTGAAGGATCTTTCTTTTAGTATTGCAGCAGGCATGAAG GTGGGAATTGTTGGGAGAACCGGAGCTGGAAAGTCGAGCTTACTTAATGCACTTTTCCGCCTTACTCCCATCTGTAGGGGACGCATACTAGTAGATGGTACTGATATTGCTGTCTTGGCTCCTAGAGAACTCCGGGATCGTTTCTCAGTAGTTCCTCAAAGTCCTTTCTTGTTTGAAGGTTTTTTAAG GGAGAACCTTGATCCATTTGGCATGACTTCTGATGCCAAAATCTGGGAAGCTCTCGAAAAATGTCATATGAAAGAAGTCATCGAAACAGCTGGTGGGCTTGGCATTCATGTTAAAGAAAATGGAACATCATTTTCAGTTGGTCAACGACAACTCATATGTCTTGCTCGTGCAATCATTAAATCCTCCAAG ATACTTTGCTTGGATGAATGTACAGCCAGTGTCGACACACAAACGGCTTTAATTCTGCAAAATGCCATCTCCATTGATTGCCAGGATACAACAGTTTTGACAATTGCACATCGAATTTCTACCGTGCTAGAGATGGATTGTATTTTAGTTCTTGACCATGGCATCCTG GTTGAGCACGGTAATCCACGAGATCTTCTCGAAGATGAATGCTCTAGGTTCTCAAAGTTTGCCAAAGCATCTTCTATGTAA